CGTGGTGTGCGTGGGCGGCGGCGGCCTGCTGGGAGGGTGCGCGTCGCTGGTGCGACACGACGCGCCACACGTGCGCATCGTGGGCGCGCAGAGCGATCAGACGGCGGCCATGGCCCGCTCCATCGCGGCCGACCGTGTGGTGGAGATTCCCGTGACGCCCACGCTGGCCGATGGGCTTGCCGGCCAGATCGACGAGGCCGCGCTCGACATCGGCCGCCACGCGCTGGACGACATCGTGCTGCTCACCGAAGACGAGATCGCCCGCGCCATGGCCTGGCTGTACCGCGAGCACGGCGTGAAGGCCGAGGGCGCGGGCGCCGTGGCCACGGGCGCGGTGCTGTTCGGGAAGACGCCGATCGGGTTTCCCGCGGGCGTGATCGTGAGCGGGGGCAATGTGGACGATGCGAGGGTGAGATCCGTGCTTGACCGATAGTAGGGTGGTAGGACGGTAGGACCGTAGTTGGTAAACGGCGTTTGGCAGTCATCGGTCCTACCCCCCTACCGTCCTACCGTCCTACCGTATATTCCCCCGCCATGTCTCTCGCCCTCCACCTTCTCGGCACTTCCGCGTCCCGCCCCACGGTGGAGCGCAACGTCGCGTCCGTGGCGCTGGTGCGCGAGGGCGAGACGATCATGTTCGACTGCGGCGAGGGCACGCAGCGGCAGATGATGCGCTACGGCGTGAGTTTCGCGCTGCAGGACATCTACTTCACGCACTTCCACTCCGACCACGTGATCGGCGTGATCGGCCTGATGCGCACGATGGCGCTGCAGGGCCGCACCGAGCCGATGCGGCTGATCGGTCCCAAGGGCGGGGGCAAGCACCTGAAACGCGCCAAGGAATTCGGCGTGGACCGGGTCACCTTCCCGGTGGAGATCATCGAGCTCGACGCGGGCCAGCGCGTGGAATACGGGGAGTTCTCGATCGTCCCCTTTTCCGTGGATCACGGGCCGTCGCTCTCGATGGGCTACGCGCTGGTGGAGCCGGCGCGGAAGGGCCGCTTCAACCCCGATCACGCCCGCGCGCTGGGCATTCCCGAGGGACCGCTCTGGGGACAGATCCACCGCGGGCTGGCGGTCACGCTCCCCGACGGCCGCGTGGTGGAGCCCGCCGAACTGGTGGGGCCGCCCCGCTCAGGTCGCACCGTGGTCATCACCGGCGATACGCGCCCCTGCGACGCCACGGTGGAGATGGCGCGCGACGCGGACCTGCTGCTGCACGAAGCCACGTTCGCCGACGAGGAGGCCGAGCGTGCGCGGGAGACCGGCCATTCCACGGCGCGCGAGGCGGCGGGGGTGGCGGCGCGCGCCGGCGTGCGCAAGCTCGTGCTCACGCACTTCTCGGCGCGCTATTCGCACGACCCGTCGGAGCTGGGGCGCGAAGCGAGGGAGCTGTTCAGCGACGTGGTGATCGGCCGCGACGGGATGATGATCGACGTCCCGTACCGCGACGCGGACGCCGGCTCAGTCGCGCCCGGTGTGTGAGGAGTTGGAGCGCCATGCGTTGGGCACGGGGTCGGGACGGTACACCGGCATCGACCGGCGGAACAACCGGGTGAGCGACTCCTGATCGAGCGACTGCTCCACGAGCTGCGGATCGAGACGCGACGTGACGCTGCGCGCTTCGGGTCCGTGGCTGATGTACCAGTTGTAGCGATCCAGCCGAGAGTGCTGCGCGTCGGGATGACGAAACAGCACGACGGCATTGCTGGACGCAGGATTGGTCACGTGCACGGTGTAGTCGACGCCGTCAGGCGAACGATAGATGAGCATGGTGATGCGATGGTCGAGGGTGGCGCGCCGCGGGGTCAACCCACGGGCGACGGCGAGAGGGGCTGGCGACCGCCGTAGCCGGCATCCGCCTCGTGCCAGAACTGGACTTCGGGCTCGCCCTGGCGCCAGCACAGCAGAATGCGGCGGCCGTCGAGTTCGCTGGGAAAGTCCACGAGGCCGAGCCGCGGATCCTTGAGCTCGATGCCGAGCGCTTCGAGTTCACGCTGGAAGCCGGCGATCTCGCGCGCCAACGCCTGCACCTCGCGCTCCAGCGGCAGCGGCGCGGGGTGTTGGCCCTCTGCCTGCGCGCTCGACGACGCGAGATCCAGTTCCAGGATCTTCTCCCGCCAGGCCGCGTGCTGCCGCACCACATCGGTCACGATCTTGCGAACGAGCGGGAGCGTGGCATTGGCCTGGTCGACCGTGAATAGCTTCATGCTTGATAATAGCCGAATTCGACGGCGCGCCACAACGAGGTCAGCGGTCTCCCTACGCCTCGTCGTGCAATCGCCGCTCGGACTCGCGCTCCTCCAGCCGCAGCCGGCGGCGCTGTTCCGCGGCTTCGTAGCGGCGGAGCTCGGCGGGCGTTTCGGGCTGGAGGGCCGGGATCTCCACCGGGCGTCCGTTGCGGTCCACCGCCACGAAGGTCAGGTAGCACGAATTGGTGTGGCGCCGCCGGCCCGTGAGCAGGTCCTCAGCCTCCACGCGCACCCCCACTTCGAGCGACGTGCGCCCCACGTAGTTCACGCTGGCCTTCATCACGAGCAGGTCGCCCAGGTGGATCGGCTCCCGGAAGTCCACGCGGTCGATGGACGCCGTGACCACGGGCATGCGGCAGTGCCGGAACGCGGCGATCGCGGCCGTCTTGTCCATCATCGACAGCACGACGCCGCCGAACACGTGGCCCATGTTGTTCGCGTCCTGCGGCATCATGAGTTGCGACGACTCGTGCTGGCTCTCCTTCACGGTCCTGGTCAGGCGATGGCTGCTCATGGCGACGAGGCGCGCCGGCGCGCCGGGCGCCGAGCGACGGGCAGGGGTGAGGAGCGGACGTTCGCCGCGGCGCGGAACAGCGCCCGGCCCGCGGGAAGGCGAACGCTGGCCACGCGCGCGTTGTCGTCGTAGAGCACGGCGTCGTCGAACGCGTGGAGCAGTGCGCGGCGCGTGGTGGTGTCCACGCGCGGCTGGTCGAGCCAGAACACGTGGTGCACGGGTATCTGCACCTGTCCCACGCGCCAGACGCGCCGCGCCGAGTCCACGAGGGCCACGTCCATCACGTCGTCGGCGCCGGCCGTGGCGCGCAGCGTGTACCCCGGGCGGGTCCATTCCGCGGTGCCGCCGCGCACGGTGGTGGGCAGCGTGGGCCGCACGCCGGCCCACCACGCCTCGGAGTCCAGCGGAATGGGCGGCAACGGTAGCGCGCCGTTGCCGTCGCGGCGGCCGGCAATGCGGCCGGCAAACGAGACGGCCGGGCGTCCGCGCACGTCGGTGAGCGAATAGCTGCCGGCGTCGAACGCCACCTCGGCCAGTATCAGCCGGACCACGTCGGGCAGTTCGCGCTCGTTGGCGCGCGCCGAGTCCAGCGTGGCGGCATATGCGCGGCGGGCCTGCGCGAGCACGCGATCGCCCGCCGCCGGTCCCACCAGGCTCGCCACCGGCACGGGATGGCCCACGCGCAGGTCCACGAGGGCGCGCCACGTGGTGTGCCATCCCGGCTCCGGCCGGCGCCTGGTGTCGGCGTGGTATTCGAGCGAGAGGAACGGCCCGTGGAGGTCGAGCAGCGTGACGTCGGAGGTGGCGACGAGCGACGGGCGATCGCGGCCCGGCTCGTCGGGATCGAGCGGCGTGTCGTCGGGGTGCGCGGCGGCGTAGCCGTGGGCGATGCGGTCCACCAGCGTGTCGGTGAACACGACCGTGGAGTCATCGGTGATCAGGTCGCGCGAATACACCAGCTGCCCGATGATCAGGGCATCGTCGTACGAGTGATCGTCATCGGCCACGTACACTTCGTGGAAGCGCCCGCCGTACCGCGCCAGGACGATGGACGACCCGCGCATGCGGACGCCGTCCGGGCCGGCGGTCACCCAGTAGGTGGAGTCGCCCGAGACGAGCAGGAAGTCGGCCCGGGGCGGCCCGCCGGCCGGCGGCGCCGCGCAGGCGGCGGCGAGCAGCACGGCGAGGGTGACGAGGCGGCGGGGCATGGATAAAGATATAGGCCAGGGGACTTGGTCATCCCCTGCGCAGTGCCGCCACCACCCGTTCGACGTCCGATTCGGTGGTGTAGCAACTGGCCCCGAGCCGCACCACGCCGTCCGGCGCCTGGCCCAGCCGTTCGATCACCGTGGACGCATAGAAATCCCCGTTCGAGGCGAACAGCCCCTGGCTGGCCAGGCAGTGCGCGACGTCGGTGGTGGCGCGCCCATGCACCACGAACGACAGCGTGGGCGTGCGCGGTTGGCCGGGCCGCGGCCCGAACAGGGTGAGCCCCGGGATCGTTTCCAGTGCCGTCCAGAGTTGGGCCAACAGCGCCTCGCCGCGCGCATGCAACTCGGCGTAGGCCGCGGCGAGCGCGCCGCGACGCCCGCCCGGGGTGCCGGGCGCGGCGAGGCCGGCCAGGAAATCCACGGCCGCCGCGGCGCCCACGATCCCTTCGTGATTCTGCGTTCCAGTCTCCAGCCGCTCCGGCGATTCCTGCGGCGCCGGATCGAGCCGCGGCACGTCGGCGCGCTCGATGAGTTCGCGCCGGCCCCACAGGATTCCGATATGCGGTCCGTAGAACTTGTACGCCGAACACGCCAGGAAATCACAGCCGATGGCCTGCACGTCCACCAGCCGGTGCGGCGCGTAGTGCACGGCGTCCACGAACACGAGGGCTCCGTGGGCATGGGCCAGGGCCGTGGCGGCGCGCACGTCGCTGATCGTCCCCAGGGCGTTGGACGCGGCGCCGATCGCGAGCAGCCGAGTGCGCGGGCCGATGACCCGCTCCAGATCGTTCCAGTCGAGCGTGCCGGTGTCCGGTTGCATGCGCACGGTGCGGACGGTCACGCCGCGGTCCACGGCCAGGGCCCGCCAGGGCGCCACGTTGGCGTGGTGGTCCAGTTCCGTCACCACCACCTCGTCGCCCGGCCCCCAGGCGCGGCCGAGCCCGCGCGCCAGATGGAAGGTGAGCGAGGTCATGTTCTGTCCGAACGCGATCTCGTCGGGGCGGCCGTTCACGAAGTCAGCCAGCGCGGCGCGGGCTCCCGCGATGAGCGCGTCGGTCTCCTGGCTCGTGGGGTACGCCCAGTGCGTGTTGGCGTTGTGGTGCAGCAGGTAGTCGCCCACGGCGTCCACCACGCGCTGCGGCACCTGGGTGCCGCCCGGTCCGTCGAAATACGCCACCGCATGGCCGCGGTACTGGCGGGCGAGGGCGGGAAAGCGCGAGCGGATCTCGTCCACGCTCGCCACGGGAAGTGCCTGGAGTGTCTGTGTCATCGGTCGCTATGGTTCACCGGATCTCGGTATTCGCCAGCCGTTCGATCACCTTCACCGCCTCGACGTGATCGGCTTCCTCGCCCAGTTCCATGTGCGCCATGCGGAACAGCTCGGCGGTGAGCTGCAGGATGGGCGAGGGGACCTTCTGCTCGCGCGCCACGCCGGCGGCGATGCCCACGTCCTTGTCGAGCAGCGCCAGGCGGAAGGTGCGCGGGAACGCGCGGGAGAGCACGCGTTCGGGAAACAGATTCATGGACGTGTTCGACCGGCCGCTCGAGGCGTTGATCACTTCGAGGGCGACGGCCGGATCCACGCCGGCGCGCGCCAGCGCGGCCAGGCATTCCCCGGTGGACCACACGTGGATGGCGAGCATGGCATTGTTCATGGCCTTCACGGCGTCGCCGGCGCCGATGGCGCCGCAGTGCACGATCTTCTGTCCGAAGGCCGCGAGCACGGGGCGCGCCCGCTCGAGCGCGGCGGCGTCGCCCCCCACCATCACCGTGAGGGCGCCCTTCTCGGCGCCGCTCACGCCGCCGCTCACCGGCGCATCGAGGTAGGCCACGTCGTGGCCGGCCAGCCGCTCGGCGATGCGGGCCGACGTGGCCGGATCGCCCGAGGTGCAGTCCACGAACAGGGTGCCGCGCGCGATGCCGGCCAGGATGCCGTCCGCGCCGTCCAGCAGCGACGCCACGTTCTGCGAGGTGGACAGACAGGCCACGACCACGTCGGCGCCGCGCACCGCGTCGGCGGGCGACGAGGCCGCGCGGGCCGCGGTGGTGGCCGCGAACTCGCGCGACCGCTCGCCGTTGCGGTTCCAGACGGTGAGATCGAAACCGGCATTCGCGACGCAGCGCGCCATGGGGCGGCCGATGGCGCCGAGTCCGAGAAAGGCAACGTTGGTCATTCGGGAGGGGTGGAGGCGAAGGGAAGTTCGCGGGCGCGGGCGGGCGCGTCAACGGACCGTGCCGGCGTATATGTTGTGGGCGATGATCACGCGCCTCGCCATCCCCGGCATGATGAGCACCCACTGCGTGACGGCGGTGTTCACCGCGCTCACCGCGGTGGAGGGAATCGCGCGGGCGGACGTCGTGATTGGCCGGGCGACGATCGAGCACGACGGGCGGGCCACGGCGGGCGCGCTGCGGGCCGCGATCGCGGTGGCGGGCTACGAGGTGGCGGAGATCGTGGAGGAGCGGCGGCGGTTGGTCTGAAAAAGGTGCGGGGGGTGCGCCCCCTTCCCGGTGCGCCCCCCCGCCGATCTTTTCCCCCGTATTTCCCTGAACCTCCTGGGCGGGTGCCACTCTGCCGTTGCCCGCAGCGGTTCATGGAGTAGAACCCCTCGACCGGAAATACGTTCCCGCGGGCGTGCCGCCGGGCCCCCGCGGGTGGGCGGGCGCGGCTTGTCGCGCTCACCGCGCGGACCTAACTTCACGCGCCTTTCACCTGGATCCTCTCGCGCGAATGCCCCCCGAACGCGTGACTGCAGCGGCGTCCCCCAACACGCGGTCGAGCACGTGGCGCGCCACGGGGCTCATCGTGGTCAGTGCCTCCGGGTTCGGCGCGATCCCGATCCTCACCACGATCGCCACCCGGTCGGGTGGGTCGCTGCTGAACATCCTGTCGTGGCGCTACCTGATGGGCACCGTCCTGCTCGCACTCCTCGCGGGCACCACGGCGTCGCTGCGGGCGCCGCTCCGGCGCCTCGCGCCGGTGTTCGTGTTCGCCGGCGGCGCCCAGGCGTTGATCGCCTTTGTCAGCCTGTCGGCGCTCGCCTACCTCCCGGCGGCGTCGCTCAGCTTTCTGTTCTATACGTATCCGGCATGGGTGGCGGTGCTCGCCACCGTCCGCGGCACCGAGCGGCTCACCGGCCCGAGGGCGGCCGCTCTGGGCCTCGCCCTCGCCGGCATCTGGGTCATGGTCGGTGGCCCACGCGTGGGATCGCTGCCCCCGGTGGGCGTGGCCCTGGCCCTGGTGTCGGCCATGGCCTACGCGCTGTACATCCCGATGATCGGCCACTACCAGGAGCAGATGTCCGAATCGATCGCGGCCGTGTACTCGGCGCTCGGCGCCGGCGTGATCCTGCTGGCGATCGACGTGCTCACCCACCGCGCCACGCTGGCCCTCCATCCACAAACCTGGATGGCCATCGGAGCGATGGCACTCTGGTCCACGGCCATCGCGTTCATCGCGTTCCTGCGCGGATTGCGCGTGCTCGGCCCGGTGCGCACCGCCATCGTCTCCACCGTGGAGCCATTCTGGACCGCGCTCCTCGGCACCTGGGTGCTGCGGCAGCCGCTCACGCCCACCACCCTCGGCGGGGGCGTGCTCATCGCCGCAGCGGTGATCCTGCTGCAGTGGCGGCGGGCGGCGGAATAGCGCCGCGCCGGCCCTACCCATCCCTCGGCGCGCCGATGCTAGATTTCGCCACGACGCAACCGGAGCACCCGATGGAACAGGTGACATTCAAAATCGAAGGGATGACGTGCCATCACTGCGTGCACGCGGTGACCAGCCGTCTGGCCAAGACGCCCGGCGTGAAAGTCGAGGACGTGAAGATCGGCTCGGCCACGGTCCTGCGCGATCCCGCGCTGGCGACGATCGATCAGATCGAAGAGGCGATCGCGGACGAGGGGTATACCGCGTCCGTCAGGTAGGGACGCTGGACGGGGCTGGGGCGGAGCCGCGGTCGCGGATCGCCCTCAGTCGCCCCAGGCGCTGATCACCCCGTCTTCCAGCCACGCGTAGTCCCCCGCCAGGACCTCCTGGCTCACCCGGTAGATCGCGGCATCGTTCGGCCCCGAGAACCGGCGAAAGGTCTCGTCCACGCGCAGGCTGGCTTCGGCGCAGAACAGATCGGCCAGCGCCACGGCGCCGGGATTGCCGCGCCGCGCGTCGTCGTTGGCGCGGACGCACGCCGCCGCCATGGCGAACAGTTCGGCGCCGATGTCCACGCCGCGGAAGAGCAGTGCCTGCTTCCGCTCCAGCCGGGGGCCGTACCGCACCATCGCGTGGAAGAGCGCGCGGGCCAGCTTGCGGGCGCGGCGCTCCACGAACCGCAGGTGCACGCCCAGCGTGCCGAACTCCCCGTAGCCCTTGAGCCCGGGCAGCCAGAGCCCCGGATACCAGAGCGCGTAGAACGGCGCCGCGCGCAACGCCGCCTTCACGCGCTGTCCGGGCGTGGAGCCGGGACCCACGATCGGAAACGCCAGCTTGAAGTGGTGGTCCACCGCTTCGCGGGCGATGAACAGCCGCATGATCTCCGACGAGCCTTCGAAGATCAGATTGATCCGTGAGTCGCGCAGGGCCCGCTCCACCGGCACCGGCCGCTCCCCGCGGCCGCGCAGCGAGTCGGCCGTCTCGTAGCCGCGTCCGCCGCGGATCTGGAGCGCGTCGTCCACGATCTGCCACGCGGCTTCGGTGTTGTACAGCTTCGCGATCGCCGCCTCGAGGCGAATGTCGTACCCGCCCCGCTCGGCCACCGCCACGGTGAGTCGCGAGACGGCGTCCATGGCGAAGGTGTTGGCCGCCATCATCCCGATCTTCTGCGCCACCGCCTCGTGGCGGCCCACCGGCTGGCCCCACTGCACGCGCTCCATCGCCCACCGGCGCGACACCTCGAGCATGGTCTTGCTCCCGCCCACCGTGCTCGCCGGCAGCGTCAGGCGCCCCGTGTTGAGCGTGACCAGCGCCAACTTGAGGCCGCGTCCCTCGGCCCAGAGGATGTTCCGCCTGGGCACCTGCACGTTGGTGAACCGGATGAGCCCGTTCTCGATGGCCTTGAGCCCCATGAACCGGCACCGATGCACCACCTCCACGCCCGGCCAGCTCGCTTCGACGATGAACGCCGTGATCTGACGCCGCGGCTTGCCGTTGACGAGCTTGTCCGGCGTGCGCGCCATCACCACGAACAGTTCGGCGCGCGTGCCGTTGGTGCACCAGAGCTTCTCGCCGTTCAGCACCCAGTGCGAGCCGTCGGCGCTGGGTTCCGCATGCGACGCCAGGTTGGCGGGGTCGGAGCCCACGTCCACCTCGGTGAGCGCGAACGCCGAGATGGCCCCCTTGGCCAGGCGCGGGAAGTACTCGCGCTTCTGTTCGTCGGTCCCGAACAGCTCGAGCGGCTGCGGCAGTCCGATGGACTGGTGCGCCGACAGCAGCGCGGCCAGCGAGCCATCCTTGGACGTCACCATCGCGATCGCCTGCACGTAGCTGGAGTAGTGCAGGCCGAGTCCGCCGTACTCGGTGGGAATCTTGATGCCGAACGCGCCCATGGCGCGCAGCTCCTCCACGTACGCTTCGGGCACCTCGCCCGTGCGGTCGATCATGTCGGAGTCCACGCGCTCGAGGAACGCGCGCAGTTGGGCGAGGAACGGCGCGGCGCGCGCGTCCTCGTCGGGGTCGGGCGCCGGATACGGATGGATCAGGTGGAGCGGGAATCGTCCCAGGAACAGCTCGCGCACGAGACTCGGTCCCGACCACTCACTCTCGCGCGCGGCTTCGGCAACGTCGCGCGCCTCCTGCTCGCTGGCGGGGGACTGCGGCGCCTGGGCCATGTCACGCTCCGGGAAGACGGGACCCCTCGCGCGCCGCCTGGCGCGCCTCTCGGTCCTTGAGGATCACGAACGTCGCGCCGCCCACGGCGATCAGCGCGAACGCGAACCATTGGATGGCGTAGCTGCGGTGCGGGCCTTCGTCGAGCGGCGGGGGGTCGATGCGCATCGGCACGCCGGAGATCACGGAGTCCTTGCCCAGCGCCACCACGTACGCATCGGCCACCGGATACGGCAGCGCGGCCGCCACGGCCGGATAGTTCACCGTGCGGAGATGCCACGGCTCCGGCGGCGGCTTGACCGGCGTCTGGAACTCCTCCACGTACCCCTCGAACGTGCTGTCGGGCGCCTGCCATCGGAACGGTTCTATCGTGGACGCATCGGGCGCGTACACCCAACCGCGGTTCACCAGAACCGCCGTGTCGTGACCGGCCACGCGGATGGGCGTGAACACGTACACGCCGGGCGACCCGTCGCGCGACCGGTCCACCATGTAGAACTCGTGCGCGAAGTCGGGCGTGCCGGTGACCGTGACGCGCCGGAAGTGCGTGCGCGCGCTGTCGCGGGGCAGCGCGAAGAACGGCACCGGCGTGGAGTCGATGCGCGATTCGATATACGCGTTGAGCGCGCGACGCTCATGGAGGCGGCTCAGCTGCCAGAATCCGAGCCGCGTGAACAGGGCTGCCGCCGCGGCGGCGAACAGCGCGAAGACGAAGAGGCGCCGAGACATGGGGACAAAGGTAGCGGGAATGGCCGACGCGGACGTCGGTGGGGGACGCCGCGCGCGGCCGGTCAGAACAGCGACATCTGTTCGCCGATCAGCGCCGGATCCACCGGGTGCTGATGCAGCAGGCGTTGCAGTTCGCGGGCCGAGGCGGGGCTGTGCCCGGAGAAGTGATTGTTGAAGTAGCCGTACACCGTGCGTCCGTCCTTCTCCAGCCGGGCCAGCACGCCGGCCCAGGCCTCCAGATCGCGCGTGCGGTCCATCTGGACGCGCGAGAAGTCCACGATCTCCCGGTTCCCCAGCCAGCGCACATAGACGAAGTCGGCGGTGAGGCGCTCGGCGAGGGCGAACACCTGCTTGCGCGGAATCCACTTGCCCTCGATGAGCGCCAGCGCCACGCCGTGCTCGGCGAGCAGCGCCAGGACGCCATCGTAGATCCATCCCTTGTGGCGGAACTCCACGGCGCAACGGACGTCGCTGGGCAGCGTGGGCAGGAAATCGGCCAGCGCCGGCAGCTCGGTGGGCGTGAAGTCGGGCGGGAACTGCAGCAGCACGGGGCCGAGCCGGTCGCCCAACTCGCGGGCCCGATCGAAGAACTCGGCCGCCACCAGGCCGGCGTCGCGCAGCCGCCGCTCGTGCGTGACTTCCTGCGGCATCTTGAGGGCAAATCGAAAATGCGGCGGCGTGCGGTCGGCCCAGGCGCGCACCGTCTTCGCCGACGGCACCGCATAGAACGTGGAGTCCACCTCCACGGTGTCGAACGCGCGGGCGTACACGCCCAGGAAGTCCGCCGCCCGCGTGCGCGGCGGATAGAACGGACCCACCCACGCGTCGTAGTTCCACCCCTGGGTGCCGATATGCACGATGCCCGCCATATCACCAATTGGCGCACGCCGAGCGAGCGCTGTCAAGCGCCGTCAGCGGTAGGTCTCGAAGAACCCGGTGCCGTCCCCCCGGATCACCTGTCCGTTCACGCGCCCCGTCAGGTGCATCGTGCCCTTCATCTGGATGAAGTAGGGCCGCGCGAGGGCGCGCGCCGCCAGGGCATCGCCGCGCTCGATGAGCGGGGTCCGGGTGTCGGTGCCGGTGGCGTCTTCCACGTCCAGCACCACGCGCAGCGTGTCGTCGCCGCGGATGTCCGCCATCTCGCCGCGCACCGGCACCTCCACGCGATGCCCGTTCACGACGATCGTCCGGCCGTCGGTATAGTGGATGTCCCGAGGGCGGAAGACGGCAAGGAAGCCGAGCGAGTCGGTGAGGTAGACGAAGAGGGGACGTAGGACCGTAGGGCGGGAGGGAGGTTGGACGGCCACGGCGTTGCGCAGTTCATCCGTCCTCCCCCCCTTCTGTCCTACCGTCCTACCAGCACCATCCACGCGTCCGTACAACACGCCGTACTCCCCCGCCCGGCCCGCGCCCCACTCCCACGTCACCCCGCGCCACACCCCCCAGTTGTGATCGTGGTACGAGGGCGCGGCGTCGTAGCGCTCGCAGCGTGCGGCCACGCAGATCGATCCGCTGGCGTCGGCGCGGAGCGCCGGCACCACGTAGCCCGACACCAGCGGGCCGCTCTCCACGGCGGCACCCGGGAAGTACGCGCCCGCCGACGGCGCGACGACCAGATCCAGCGTGAGTGGCGCCCCGGTCGATTCCTCGCGCGCCACGGCGCGCAGCTTGTAGCGCCCGTCGGGCAGCAGCGTGACCGACGACTGGCCGATGCGCAGGTCGGCGTCGCGGGTGGAGAACCGCACGAGCGACGAGGGCACGGAGGCCACGAACCGGCGCGACGGCCGGTCGTGGGCGTGCAGCGTCACCAGCACCTGGCCGCCCCACCGCCCGTCGGGCACGGCGCCGGCCACGATGAACGAGATGAACGCCCACCGCTGCCGGTCGGGGGACACCACGTTGAAATAGTCCCACTCCGCCCACGAGGGATCGCCGGCCGCCGCCGGCGGCGGCCGATGGAAGTGATCGATCGCGTTGCGCAGTTCGAACGGCGTGGGATCGCGCCACCGGCGGTCGAGCGAATCGTCGCCCCACGCGCCCGCGGTGAGCGCGGCCCCCGCGCCCACCGCGGCGTTGCGCGACGGAATCTGTCCGCTCGCCAGCACCGGCACCTGCCGCCCGTCGGGCAGCGTGAGGTACGCCAGCTTGCCCACGATCTGCGGCGCCGCGGCGCGCACGTCGCCGGCCAGCCGCGGCGCGGCCAACAGCTGCCGGTACACGAACCCCGCGTGATCGATGGACAGGAACATCCCACCCA
This DNA window, taken from Gemmatimonadaceae bacterium, encodes the following:
- a CDS encoding SURF1 family protein is translated as MSRRLFVFALFAAAAAALFTRLGFWQLSRLHERRALNAYIESRIDSTPVPFFALPRDSARTHFRRVTVTGTPDFAHEFYMVDRSRDGSPGVYVFTPIRVAGHDTAVLVNRGWVYAPDASTIEPFRWQAPDSTFEGYVEEFQTPVKPPPEPWHLRTVNYPAVAAALPYPVADAYVVALGKDSVISGVPMRIDPPPLDEGPHRSYAIQWFAFALIAVGGATFVILKDREARQAAREGSRLPGA
- a CDS encoding DUF72 domain-containing protein; the encoded protein is MAGIVHIGTQGWNYDAWVGPFYPPRTRAADFLGVYARAFDTVEVDSTFYAVPSAKTVRAWADRTPPHFRFALKMPQEVTHERRLRDAGLVAAEFFDRARELGDRLGPVLLQFPPDFTPTELPALADFLPTLPSDVRCAVEFRHKGWIYDGVLALLAEHGVALALIEGKWIPRKQVFALAERLTADFVYVRWLGNREIVDFSRVQMDRTRDLEAWAGVLARLEKDGRTVYGYFNNHFSGHSPASARELQRLLHQHPVDPALIGEQMSLF